The segment CAAAGACGCCTCTAAAGCCGTAACTGATGAAATCAATAAATTGATGAACATCAAAGGCAACCGCACAGTAGAAAGCTTCCACAAAGAGCTTGGTCACATCATGTGGGAATACTGTGGTATGGGCCGTAATGAAGCGGGCTTGAAAAAAGCTCTCGAGTTGATCCCGAAACTTCGCGAGGAGTTCTGGAAGAACGTTCGTGTTCCTGGTGAGGCAAATTACTTGAATCCTGAACTTGAAAAAGCGGGACGTGTCGCGGACTTCTTGGAGCTTGGCGAGCTGATGTGCCGTGATGCTCTTGAGCGCCGCGAATCTTGTGGTGGTCACTTCCGCGAAGAGTACCAAGAAGATGGTGAAGCAAAACGTGATGACGTTAACTTCAGCCATGTGGCTGCTTGGGAGTGGAATGGTCCTAACAAGCCGCAAACTCGCCATATTGAAGAGCTCAAATTCGAGAATGTGAAACTTGCAACTCGTAGTTATAAATAAGGGTGTGATATGAGTGACTCATCTAAAAAAATCAATTTGACCCTCAAAGTGTGGAGACAAAAAGGCCCGAAGGATTCTGGCGGCTTTAAAGAGTATCCTGCTAAAAACGTCTCTACAGATGCTTCTTTTCTAGAGATGCTCGATGCTGTTAACGAAGAGCTGATCTCTAAAGGTGATGACCCGATTGCTTTTGATCACGATTGCCGCGAAGGCATTTGCGGTAGCTGCGGTTTCATGATCGATGGTCAAGCTCACGGTCCCCAAAAATCAACAACGGTTTGCCAGTTGCACATGCGTGCATTTTCTGACGGCGACGTATTGACTTTGGAACCTTGGAGAGCGGAAGCCTTTCCGATCATCAAAGACTTGATGGCTGATAGAACGGCTTTCGATCGTATCATCAAATCTGGCGGTTACATTTCTGCAAATACTGGAAGTGCACGTGATGCGAATAGCATCTTGATTCCAAAAACGGCGGCGGACCAAGCAATGAGTGCAGCTGAATGTATCGGTTGCGGCGCGTGCGTAGCTTCTTGCAAGAATGCGTCTGCAATGCTCTTCACGTCGGCGAAAATTTCTCACATGGCTCACCTACCGCAGGGCCAGGTTGAAAGAAAAAAACGCGCGGAGCGCATGGTTGGCCAAATGGACGCAGAAGGTTTCGGCGCATGTACAAGCACGGGTTCTTGCTCTGCTTCTTGCCCGAAAGATATTAGCCTTGTGAACATTGCATTGATGAACCGCGAGTTCTTCAAAGCGACACTTTTGAAAGATGACGAAGTGGAAGTGGGCGGCGGTTTCTAGTATCTACTAGACCAATATCGAGGTTTT is part of the Bdellovibrionales bacterium genome and harbors:
- a CDS encoding succinate dehydrogenase/fumarate reductase iron-sulfur subunit, whose translation is MSDSSKKINLTLKVWRQKGPKDSGGFKEYPAKNVSTDASFLEMLDAVNEELISKGDDPIAFDHDCREGICGSCGFMIDGQAHGPQKSTTVCQLHMRAFSDGDVLTLEPWRAEAFPIIKDLMADRTAFDRIIKSGGYISANTGSARDANSILIPKTAADQAMSAAECIGCGACVASCKNASAMLFTSAKISHMAHLPQGQVERKKRAERMVGQMDAEGFGACTSTGSCSASCPKDISLVNIALMNREFFKATLLKDDEVEVGGGF